The following are encoded in a window of Rubellicoccus peritrichatus genomic DNA:
- a CDS encoding xylulokinase, translating to MPLTLGIDASTQSCSAIVIDSDAGNIVAEASVNFGADLPQYNAPSGFIPGGKDGEVHSDPLMWLEALELCIIRLKEEVDLSQIDAISGAGQQHGTVYLNASWPNTLSSLNSSSTLAAQLKQCLSRKTSPIWMDTSTGTECQEITESVGGDESVCQKSGSIAIERFSGPQIRRFFKTEPEAYEKTHRIHMVSSFLCSVLIGADAPIDHGDGAGMNLLNINTWEWDLDLLKATASDLSEKLPPVRASDTIAGKISDYFCKKYSFKQGTPVVTFTGDNPSSLVGMGASSAGKVVISLGTSDTFFAAMPETATDPRGYGHVFGNPSGGCMTLQCFLNGSLAREKVKDHFNMDWDTFTTALSETPAGNDGNQMVPFFGPEISPRVTMEKPLLRGTESFTQWQDANAAIRACVEGQFLNMRERTAWMKLQPSVVFLTGGASQNDEIAKIVANVFKVQVQRLSVSGSVALGAAMRAAVTANGTSLNDLESKFSQPESGKTIQFDPASAQAYDGNQSLFAEL from the coding sequence ATGCCTTTAACACTTGGAATAGACGCTTCAACTCAAAGTTGCTCAGCTATCGTAATCGATAGCGATGCTGGAAATATTGTTGCCGAAGCTTCCGTTAACTTTGGAGCAGACCTACCACAATACAATGCTCCAAGCGGTTTCATCCCTGGAGGAAAGGATGGCGAAGTGCATTCCGATCCTCTGATGTGGCTGGAAGCTCTCGAATTGTGCATCATTCGATTAAAGGAAGAAGTCGACCTCAGTCAAATTGATGCAATTTCCGGAGCTGGCCAGCAACACGGTACCGTTTACCTGAACGCATCCTGGCCGAATACCCTTAGCTCTCTTAATTCTAGCAGCACACTCGCTGCGCAACTCAAGCAGTGCCTGTCTCGTAAAACGTCGCCAATATGGATGGATACCTCAACAGGCACTGAATGTCAGGAAATTACTGAGTCAGTCGGAGGAGACGAATCTGTTTGTCAAAAAAGCGGTTCCATCGCAATTGAGCGCTTCAGTGGCCCTCAGATCCGTCGTTTTTTCAAGACAGAACCGGAAGCCTATGAAAAAACTCACCGCATTCACATGGTCAGCTCTTTTCTTTGCAGTGTTCTCATTGGAGCAGACGCTCCGATTGACCATGGTGACGGTGCTGGAATGAATTTACTCAATATCAACACTTGGGAATGGGATTTGGACCTGCTCAAGGCCACAGCATCAGATCTCAGCGAAAAACTGCCTCCTGTCAGAGCAAGTGACACAATTGCAGGAAAGATTTCAGACTACTTCTGCAAAAAGTATAGCTTCAAACAAGGCACCCCTGTCGTGACTTTCACAGGAGACAACCCAAGCAGCCTCGTCGGAATGGGTGCGAGCTCAGCCGGAAAAGTTGTCATCAGCCTCGGCACATCAGACACCTTTTTTGCAGCGATGCCCGAAACTGCTACCGACCCGAGAGGCTACGGGCATGTCTTTGGTAATCCAAGTGGCGGCTGCATGACCCTGCAATGCTTCCTCAATGGCTCACTTGCCAGAGAAAAAGTGAAAGACCATTTCAACATGGACTGGGATACCTTCACCACAGCATTAAGTGAAACTCCCGCTGGCAATGATGGAAATCAAATGGTTCCTTTTTTCGGGCCGGAAATCAGCCCGCGAGTTACTATGGAAAAACCTCTTTTAAGAGGCACTGAAAGCTTCACACAATGGCAGGACGCAAATGCCGCCATCCGAGCCTGTGTTGAAGGTCAGTTCCTGAACATGCGTGAACGGACAGCATGGATGAAACTTCAGCCATCCGTAGTCTTTCTGACAGGTGGTGCATCTCAGAATGATGAAATAGCGAAAATCGTAGCCAATGTTTTTAAGGTTCAGGTACAACGTCTTTCTGTCAGTGGTTCCGTAGCACTAGGTGCCGCAATGCGGGCTGCTGTTACCGCAAACGGAACATCTCTCAATGATCTCGAATCAAAGTTCAGCCAACCTGAATCTGGCAAAACAATTCAATTTGATCCAGCTTCAGCTCAAGCTTATGATGGAAATCAATCTCTTTTCGCAGAGCTATAG
- a CDS encoding ribbon-helix-helix domain-containing protein, whose translation MARKKVAKKAAKKAAKSTHGRAAGKTQISISLSESLVKGIDKMAAKENRNRSNFISNVLLDKVEGR comes from the coding sequence ATGGCTCGCAAAAAAGTAGCAAAGAAAGCAGCAAAAAAGGCAGCAAAGAGTACTCACGGACGTGCTGCAGGAAAAACTCAAATATCCATCAGTCTCTCTGAGAGCTTGGTTAAGGGTATTGATAAAATGGCAGCGAAGGAAAATCGTAATCGCTCCAATTTTATCTCCAATGTTCTTTTGGACAAGGTTGAGGGCCGATAG
- a CDS encoding prepilin peptidase, giving the protein MLQNLEAVNNEFPWFFATVVFIFGCCWGSFLNVVIYRVPKKLSVVTPRSFCTTSKKPIPWYDNIPILSWIILGGKSRFDRQPISIRYPAVELLTGILFLCAWLLLPPVVALVGFPFIAILIAGTWIDLDHMILPDFSTIGGMLLGVLLSFLFPALHDYATGEPFLVEGIRSMIVAVIGIFVGSGVILWIAILAESILKKEAMGFGDVLFMGCIGAFCGWQGALFAVFGGALIGTIVVIPLMIMEKLFGIKIPALGNVENSQSEESAGKDTSKETKEPTSEDKADDSKEDTDLKMGTAIPFGPWLALGAVIYYIFLRGPVDNYFYTLQELLFGQTW; this is encoded by the coding sequence ATGCTCCAGAACTTAGAAGCAGTTAATAATGAATTCCCGTGGTTCTTCGCCACGGTTGTTTTTATCTTCGGATGCTGCTGGGGCAGCTTTCTCAATGTTGTCATCTATCGTGTTCCGAAAAAATTGTCAGTCGTTACTCCACGATCATTCTGCACAACCAGTAAGAAACCAATACCATGGTACGACAACATTCCAATACTAAGCTGGATCATACTTGGAGGAAAATCACGATTTGATCGTCAGCCTATCAGCATTCGCTACCCTGCAGTCGAACTCCTTACGGGAATCCTTTTTCTCTGTGCCTGGCTACTCCTTCCTCCTGTTGTCGCCCTGGTTGGCTTTCCATTTATCGCAATCCTCATCGCAGGGACATGGATTGATCTCGATCATATGATCCTACCGGACTTCTCGACAATAGGTGGCATGCTGCTTGGCGTCCTTCTCTCTTTTTTATTTCCGGCATTGCATGACTACGCCACAGGAGAGCCCTTTTTAGTGGAAGGAATACGCTCAATGATTGTGGCAGTCATTGGTATTTTTGTCGGTTCCGGAGTCATCCTATGGATAGCAATTCTGGCTGAATCCATTCTGAAAAAGGAGGCCATGGGCTTCGGTGATGTTCTCTTCATGGGATGTATTGGTGCCTTCTGTGGCTGGCAAGGGGCACTCTTTGCAGTCTTCGGCGGTGCTTTAATAGGAACCATCGTCGTGATTCCTCTCATGATCATGGAAAAACTTTTCGGTATAAAAATCCCGGCCCTTGGTAATGTTGAAAACAGCCAAAGTGAGGAAAGCGCAGGTAAAGATACCTCAAAAGAAACGAAAGAACCGACATCAGAAGACAAAGCTGACGATTCAAAGGAAGACACCGATCTTAAAATGGGCACAGCAATTCCCTTTGGGCCATGGCTGGCACTAGGTGCAGTCATTTACTACATATTCCTACGCGGACCTGTAGATAACTATTTCTACACCCTGCAAGAGCTGCTCTTTGGCCAAACCTGGTAA
- a CDS encoding response regulator, with protein MTQLPQTGTSPSLLIVDDLPAIHEMIKNLIGPAGYLCAGAASGEEALLCIEQTRFDVALVDYSMDTMDGLTLTHELLARDPDAVVLLMSGFVDDDLREAAKKAGAFAVVEKPFQLESLKQVIERSVEQASSAQKPRVINPKNCISLAKHLEEKERAYIQTVLNAVAGNREEAARILDIPVERID; from the coding sequence ATGACACAGCTTCCCCAGACCGGCACATCACCCTCGCTTTTGATTGTGGATGACCTTCCGGCCATTCACGAAATGATTAAAAATCTGATTGGTCCAGCTGGTTATCTATGTGCCGGGGCTGCTAGTGGTGAGGAAGCTCTCCTGTGTATTGAGCAGACTCGTTTTGATGTCGCTCTCGTTGATTACTCGATGGATACAATGGACGGTCTCACGCTTACTCACGAGCTATTGGCACGTGATCCGGATGCTGTCGTCCTGCTTATGAGCGGATTCGTGGATGATGATCTACGGGAAGCGGCAAAGAAGGCTGGTGCTTTTGCGGTGGTTGAAAAACCATTTCAGTTGGAATCACTCAAGCAGGTGATTGAGCGATCGGTTGAACAGGCGAGTAGCGCACAAAAACCACGTGTCATTAATCCTAAAAATTGCATTAGTTTGGCCAAACACCTCGAAGAGAAAGAGCGTGCTTATATTCAAACGGTCCTGAATGCGGTCGCTGGTAATCGCGAAGAAGCAGCGAGGATATTGGACATCCCTGTTGAAAGAATCGACTAG